A region from the Sesamum indicum cultivar Zhongzhi No. 13 unplaced genomic scaffold, S_indicum_v1.0 scaffold00335, whole genome shotgun sequence genome encodes:
- the LOC105180111 gene encoding uncharacterized protein LOC105180111 isoform X3 — protein MAGNARFELTSASPDSSFAGNFQNGQRGYAVPTLDRSTSFRDGADSRNFASGKANSRASATPSGEVTTLSQCLMLEPIVMGDPKNERSGDLKRVLGSSVGSSSEDNSFGAAHLKNSSPGAVEELKRLRASVADTCFKASGRAKKLDDHLNKLNKYCEAVSSKKQQQRNDMITNERSGSTLKIGSLVHRNPTEFGSQKFDDRPKSVGLNKRLRTSVAETRAECRNSGALRQPLMVSKERDLLKDTNADHDMVEEKIRRLPAGGEGWDKKMKRKRSVGAVFSRSVDSDGELKRTMHHKLPSESSLQSGDSRYGFRSGASGGSNKLDPISSPAGSSGRTTFKNEQEKSILSRDLSAGPTKERPLGRVNVRMNSREDNHATGPGPILKGKASRAPRSGSMVAAHSASNNPRISGTLESWEQPQAVNKAPTVAGANNRKRSIPAGSSSPPITQWVGQRPQKISRTRRTNLIPVSNHDDVQMQSEGCSPSDFSSRLSAGGTSASLPTKSSASANQNTKLKPENVPSPARFSESEESGAGEIRIKEKGLDRADVEEKDGNAVQNVGTTTVPMKKNKIMVKEEIGEGVRRQGRSGRVSPFSRTSISPTREKMDNLMPTKPLRNARPGSDKNGSKSGRPLKKQSERKGFSRLGHMATGGSPDCSGESEDDREELLVAANLACSSSLNACPSAFWKTVESLFTPIGPYEKSYLSEQLKLAEGSQTSSYQNCTHDNAVQWKSDDYVPEELAAPDSLSFGRNRHMKNKIGLKNSSDGMEFVEQLQNSSVFGCSEAEKRYDIVTPLYQRVLSAVIVEDEVEESEETGFGRPRDFERSSAAQEVLQRDSGYMHSEVEVLVRLSRCDYVPQNMQTNNCGIPSFDGQYEQMGIEEKLILELQSIGLFVKAVPALDDKEDEVVINSEIDQLERGLHEQIGKKKSCLDKIYMAIEEGKNIGRGDPEQVAMDKLVELAYKKLLATRGSFASKHGIAKVSKQVALAFLRRTLARCRKFEDSGASCFSEPALRDIIFAAPPRFYEIEQVAGASLAGANDGCSVDTLIHQTDQAFARNGPISNRAKRKELLLDDVGGAVFRASSALGILDGAKGKRSERDRDRDTSIRNTIVKAGRSSMGGSKGERKAKSKPKQKTAQLSTSANGFVNKFTDTTNSVHPSASGSGESANSGNRKKDVRFMSSGNVPPASSNDMESMEFANLPLNDIDGIEELGVESDIGGAQDLNSWFNFDVDGLQDHDSIGLEIPMDDLAELNMF, from the exons ATGGCTGGAAACGCGAGATTTGAGTTGACGTCAGCCAGTCCTGACTCCAGTTTTGCAGGGAACTTCCAAAATGGGCAAAGGGGATATGCTGTTCCCACTTTGGATAGGTCTACAAGTTTCAGAGATGGTGCCGATAGCAGGAATTTTGCTTCTGGGAAAGCAAATTCTAGGGCTAGTGCTACCCCTTCAGGAGAGGTGACTACACTATCTCAGTGCCTGATGTTGGAGCCGATTGTTATGGGTGATCCAAAGAATGAGCGGTCCGGTGACTTAAAGAGGGTTCTTGGTTCTTCTGTTGGGAGCAGTTCAGAAGACAACTCTTTTGGTGCTGCCCATCTGAAGAATTCGTCTCCTGGGGCTGTAGAGGAGTTGAAGCGATTGAGAGCGAGTGTTGCAGACACTTGTTTTAAAGCCAG TGGTAGAGCAAAAAAGTTGGATGATCATTTAAATAAGTTGAACAAATATTGTGAGGCCGTGTCCTCTAAGAAGCAGCAGCAACGGAATGATATGATAACAAATGAACGCTCTGGTTCAACCTTGAAAATTGGGTCTTTGGTACATCGTAACCCTACAGAATTTGGAAGTCAGAAGTTTGATGATCGGCCTAAGAGTGTTGGACTTAATAAGCGCTTACGGACGTCAGTAGCAGAAACTCGG GCAGAATGCAGAAATAGTGGAGCATTACGGCAGCCTTTGATGGTGTCAAAAGAAAGAGACTTGCTAAAAGATACCAATGCAGACCATGATATGGTTgaggaaaaaataagaagactACCTGCTGGTGGAGAAGGGTgggacaagaaaatgaaaaggaaacgCTCAGTTGGTGCTGTATTTTCAAGATCTGTTGACAGTGATGGTGAACTGAAAAGAACTATGCATCATAAGCTTCCTAGTGAATCGAGCCTGCAGTCCGGTGATTCCAGGTATGGTTTCAG ATCAGGGGCCTCTGGTGGCAGTAACAAATTAGATCCTATATCCTCTCCCGCTGGTTCTAGTGGTCGTACAACCTTCAaaaatgaacaagaaaaatcaatactcTCAAGGGATCTTTCTGCTGGACCAACTAAAGAGCGGCCCTTAGGACGAGTAAACGTTAG GATGAATAGTCGTGAGGACAACCATGCCACTGGTCCTGGTCCGATATTAAAAGGGAAGGCCTCAAGGGCACCACGAAGTGGCTCTATGGTCGCAGCTCATTCAGCTTCTAACAACCCTCGTATCTCCGGAACTTTGGAGAGCTGGGAACAGCCCCAGGCTGTAAACAAAGCTCCTACAGTTGCTGGGGCTAACAATCGGAAGCGTTCTATACCTGCAGGATCATCATCTCCACCCATAACTCAATGGGTTGGTCAGAGGCCACAGAAGATTTCTCGAACGAGGAGAACAAACCTAATTCCTGTATCGAACCACGATGATGTACAGATGCAATCTGAGGGATGCTCACCTTCAGATTTCAGTTCCCGGTTGAGCGCTGGTGGTACCAGTGCTTCTTTACCAACAAAGAGTTCAGCCAGTGCAAACCAGAATACTAAACTTAAACCTGAAAATGTTCCATCTCCTGCAAGATTTTCTGAAAGTGAAGAATCTGGTGCTGGTGAAATCAGAATAAAGGAGAAGGGTTTAGACCGTGCAGATGTGGAGGAAAAGGATGGAAATGCTGTGCAGAATGTTGGGACTACCACGGTTccaatgaaaaagaataaaattatggtCAAAGAAGAAATTGGTGAGGGTGTGAGGAGACAAGGGCGTAGTGGAAGAGTCTCGCCATTTTCTAGGACTAGCATTTCTCCCACTAGAGAGAAGATGGATAACTTGATGCCAACCAAACCTCTACGAAATGCAAGGCCCGGTTCTGATAAGAATGGAAG CAAGTCAGGCCGTCCTCTAAAAAAGCAATCAGAGCGCAAAGGCTTTTCTCGTCTTGGCCACATGGCTACCGGGGGTTCCCCAGATTGTAGCG GGGAATCAGAGGACGACCGTGAGGAGCTCTTGGTAGCTGCTAATCTTGCTTGCAGTTCTAGCC TTAATGCATGTCCTAGTGCATTCTGGAAAACAGTTGAGTCCTTGTTTACTCCTATAGGCCCATATGAAAAATCATACTTATCAGAACAG CTTAAATTGGCTGAAGGATCACAAACAAGTTCTTATCAGAACTGTACCCATGACAATGCTGTTCAGTGGAAATCG GATGATTATGTCCCTGAAGAACTTGCAGCGCCTGACTCTCTCTCTTTTGGAAGAAATAGacacatgaaaaataaaattgggtTGAAGAATTCTTCAGATGGGATGGAATTTGTTGAACAACTTCAAAATTCTTCTGTATTTGGGTGCTCAGAAGCAGAGAAAAGATACGACATAGTTACCCCACTTTATCAAAGGGTACTCTCAGCTGTAATTGTGGAAGATGAGGTCGAAGAATCTGAAGAAACTGGATTTGGGAGACCTAGAG ACTTTGAAAGGAGCTCTGCTGCCCAAGAGGTGCTGCAAAGAGACAGTGGATATATGCACTCTGAGGTTGAAGTGTTGGTTAGACTTTCAAGATGTGATTATGTTCCCCAGAATATGCAGACAAATAATTGTGGCATTCCTTCCTTTGATGGCCAATATGAGCAAATGGGGATTGAAGAAAAGCTCATTCTAGAACTACAAAGCATTGGCCTATTCGTGAAAGCTGTG CCTGCTTTGGATGATAAAGAAGATGAGGTGGTGATTAACAGTGAAATTGATCAGCTAGAGAGGGGGCTTCATGAACAG ATTGGGAAGAAGAAGTCCTGCTTGGATAAAATATACATGGCTATTGAAGAAGGCAAGAACATTGGAAGAGG GGACCCTGAACAGGTTGCAATGGACAAACTTGTTGAGTTGGCATACAAGAAACTTTTG GCAACTAGAGGAAGCTTTGCCTCTAAACATGGGATTGCAAAGGTGTCGAAACAAGTTGCTTTGGCTTTTCTAAGGAGGACGCTAGCCAGATGCCGGAAATTTGAAGATTCAGGAGCAAGTTGCTTTTCTGAACCTGCACTTCGGGATATCATTTTTGCTGCACCTCCTCGATTTTATGAAATAGAGCAGGTTGCTGGTGCAAGTCTGGCAGGTGCTAATG ATGGCTGTTCAGTTGATACTTTGATTCACCAAACTGATCAAGCTTTTGCTAGAAATGGGCCAATATCAAATAGAGCAAAGAGAAAGGAACTATTGCTTGATGATGTTGGCGGGGCTGTCTTTAGAGCTTCATCTGCTCTAGGCATTTTGGATGGTgcaaagggaaaaagaagtgAAAGGGACAGAGATAGAGACACATCAATCAGAAATACCATAGTCAAGGCTGGACGGTCGTCAATGGGTGGCTCTAAGGGTGAGCGCAAAGCAAAATCAAAGCCCAAACAGAAAACAGCTCAGCTTTCTACATCAGCAAATGGGTTTGTCAACAAATTCACAGACACAACAAATTCCGTACATCCATCAGCTAGTGGTTCTGGTGAATCGGCAAATAGCGGTAACCGGAAAAAGGATGTTAGATTTATGTCCTCTGGTAATGTTCCCCCAGCTTCATCGAACGATATGGAGTCTATGGAGTTTGCTAATTTGCCATTGAATGACATAGACGGTATAGAAGAACTAGGTGTAGAGTCTGACATTGGTGGAGCACAGGATCTCAATTCTTGGTTCAATTTTGATGTGGATGGGTTACAAGACCATGATTCCATTGGCCTTGAGATACCTATGGATGACCTTGCagaattaaatatgttttaa
- the LOC105180111 gene encoding uncharacterized protein LOC105180111 isoform X1, translating into MAGNARFELTSASPDSSFAGNFQNGQRGYAVPTLDRSTSFRDGADSRNFASGKANSRASATPSGEVTTLSQCLMLEPIVMGDPKNERSGDLKRVLGSSVGSSSEDNSFGAAHLKNSSPGAVEELKRLRASVADTCFKASGRAKKLDDHLNKLNKYCEAVSSKKQQQRNDMITNERSGSTLKIGSLVHRNPTEFGSQKFDDRPKSVGLNKRLRTSVAETRAECRNSGALRQPLMVSKERDLLKDTNADHDMVEEKIRRLPAGGEGWDKKMKRKRSVGAVFSRSVDSDGELKRTMHHKLPSESSLQSGDSRYGFRSGASGGSNKLDPISSPAGSSGRTTFKNEQEKSILSRDLSAGPTKERPLGRVNVRMNSREDNHATGPGPILKGKASRAPRSGSMVAAHSASNNPRISGTLESWEQPQAVNKAPTVAGANNRKRSIPAGSSSPPITQWVGQRPQKISRTRRTNLIPVSNHDDVQMQSEGCSPSDFSSRLSAGGTSASLPTKSSASANQNTKLKPENVPSPARFSESEESGAGEIRIKEKGLDRADVEEKDGNAVQNVGTTTVPMKKNKIMVKEEIGEGVRRQGRSGRVSPFSRTSISPTREKMDNLMPTKPLRNARPGSDKNGSKSGRPLKKQSERKGFSRLGHMATGGSPDCSGESEDDREELLVAANLACSSSLNACPSAFWKTVESLFTPIGPYEKSYLSEQLKLAEGSQTSSYQNCTHDNAVQWKSDDYVPEELAAPDSLSFGRNRHMKNKIGLKNSSDGMEFVEQLQNSSVFGCSEAEKRYDIVTPLYQRVLSAVIVEDEVEESEETGFGRPRGSINDSCLLISAESKQMDKLDLCDPTFGVQTQKNGNTHIIFSCNGNADFERSSAAQEVLQRDSGYMHSEVEVLVRLSRCDYVPQNMQTNNCGIPSFDGQYEQMGIEEKLILELQSIGLFVKAVPALDDKEDEVVINSEIDQLERGLHEQIGKKKSCLDKIYMAIEEGKNIGRGDPEQVAMDKLVELAYKKLLATRGSFASKHGIAKVSKQVALAFLRRTLARCRKFEDSGASCFSEPALRDIIFAAPPRFYEIEQVAGASLAGANDGCSVDTLIHQTDQAFARNGPISNRAKRKELLLDDVGGAVFRASSALGILDGAKGKRSERDRDRDTSIRNTIVKAGRSSMGGSKGERKAKSKPKQKTAQLSTSANGFVNKFTDTTNSVHPSASGSGESANSGNRKKDVRFMSSGNVPPASSNDMESMEFANLPLNDIDGIEELGVESDIGGAQDLNSWFNFDVDGLQDHDSIGLEIPMDDLAELNMF; encoded by the exons ATGGCTGGAAACGCGAGATTTGAGTTGACGTCAGCCAGTCCTGACTCCAGTTTTGCAGGGAACTTCCAAAATGGGCAAAGGGGATATGCTGTTCCCACTTTGGATAGGTCTACAAGTTTCAGAGATGGTGCCGATAGCAGGAATTTTGCTTCTGGGAAAGCAAATTCTAGGGCTAGTGCTACCCCTTCAGGAGAGGTGACTACACTATCTCAGTGCCTGATGTTGGAGCCGATTGTTATGGGTGATCCAAAGAATGAGCGGTCCGGTGACTTAAAGAGGGTTCTTGGTTCTTCTGTTGGGAGCAGTTCAGAAGACAACTCTTTTGGTGCTGCCCATCTGAAGAATTCGTCTCCTGGGGCTGTAGAGGAGTTGAAGCGATTGAGAGCGAGTGTTGCAGACACTTGTTTTAAAGCCAG TGGTAGAGCAAAAAAGTTGGATGATCATTTAAATAAGTTGAACAAATATTGTGAGGCCGTGTCCTCTAAGAAGCAGCAGCAACGGAATGATATGATAACAAATGAACGCTCTGGTTCAACCTTGAAAATTGGGTCTTTGGTACATCGTAACCCTACAGAATTTGGAAGTCAGAAGTTTGATGATCGGCCTAAGAGTGTTGGACTTAATAAGCGCTTACGGACGTCAGTAGCAGAAACTCGG GCAGAATGCAGAAATAGTGGAGCATTACGGCAGCCTTTGATGGTGTCAAAAGAAAGAGACTTGCTAAAAGATACCAATGCAGACCATGATATGGTTgaggaaaaaataagaagactACCTGCTGGTGGAGAAGGGTgggacaagaaaatgaaaaggaaacgCTCAGTTGGTGCTGTATTTTCAAGATCTGTTGACAGTGATGGTGAACTGAAAAGAACTATGCATCATAAGCTTCCTAGTGAATCGAGCCTGCAGTCCGGTGATTCCAGGTATGGTTTCAG ATCAGGGGCCTCTGGTGGCAGTAACAAATTAGATCCTATATCCTCTCCCGCTGGTTCTAGTGGTCGTACAACCTTCAaaaatgaacaagaaaaatcaatactcTCAAGGGATCTTTCTGCTGGACCAACTAAAGAGCGGCCCTTAGGACGAGTAAACGTTAG GATGAATAGTCGTGAGGACAACCATGCCACTGGTCCTGGTCCGATATTAAAAGGGAAGGCCTCAAGGGCACCACGAAGTGGCTCTATGGTCGCAGCTCATTCAGCTTCTAACAACCCTCGTATCTCCGGAACTTTGGAGAGCTGGGAACAGCCCCAGGCTGTAAACAAAGCTCCTACAGTTGCTGGGGCTAACAATCGGAAGCGTTCTATACCTGCAGGATCATCATCTCCACCCATAACTCAATGGGTTGGTCAGAGGCCACAGAAGATTTCTCGAACGAGGAGAACAAACCTAATTCCTGTATCGAACCACGATGATGTACAGATGCAATCTGAGGGATGCTCACCTTCAGATTTCAGTTCCCGGTTGAGCGCTGGTGGTACCAGTGCTTCTTTACCAACAAAGAGTTCAGCCAGTGCAAACCAGAATACTAAACTTAAACCTGAAAATGTTCCATCTCCTGCAAGATTTTCTGAAAGTGAAGAATCTGGTGCTGGTGAAATCAGAATAAAGGAGAAGGGTTTAGACCGTGCAGATGTGGAGGAAAAGGATGGAAATGCTGTGCAGAATGTTGGGACTACCACGGTTccaatgaaaaagaataaaattatggtCAAAGAAGAAATTGGTGAGGGTGTGAGGAGACAAGGGCGTAGTGGAAGAGTCTCGCCATTTTCTAGGACTAGCATTTCTCCCACTAGAGAGAAGATGGATAACTTGATGCCAACCAAACCTCTACGAAATGCAAGGCCCGGTTCTGATAAGAATGGAAG CAAGTCAGGCCGTCCTCTAAAAAAGCAATCAGAGCGCAAAGGCTTTTCTCGTCTTGGCCACATGGCTACCGGGGGTTCCCCAGATTGTAGCG GGGAATCAGAGGACGACCGTGAGGAGCTCTTGGTAGCTGCTAATCTTGCTTGCAGTTCTAGCC TTAATGCATGTCCTAGTGCATTCTGGAAAACAGTTGAGTCCTTGTTTACTCCTATAGGCCCATATGAAAAATCATACTTATCAGAACAG CTTAAATTGGCTGAAGGATCACAAACAAGTTCTTATCAGAACTGTACCCATGACAATGCTGTTCAGTGGAAATCG GATGATTATGTCCCTGAAGAACTTGCAGCGCCTGACTCTCTCTCTTTTGGAAGAAATAGacacatgaaaaataaaattgggtTGAAGAATTCTTCAGATGGGATGGAATTTGTTGAACAACTTCAAAATTCTTCTGTATTTGGGTGCTCAGAAGCAGAGAAAAGATACGACATAGTTACCCCACTTTATCAAAGGGTACTCTCAGCTGTAATTGTGGAAGATGAGGTCGAAGAATCTGAAGAAACTGGATTTGGGAGACCTAGAGGTTCAATTAATGATTCTTGCCTCCTTATTAGTGCTGAAAGTAAACAGATGGATAAGCTGGACCTCTGTGATCCAACTTTTGGTGTTCAGACTCAGAAAAATGGTAACACACACATAATCTTTTCTTGTAACGGAAATGCAGACTTTGAAAGGAGCTCTGCTGCCCAAGAGGTGCTGCAAAGAGACAGTGGATATATGCACTCTGAGGTTGAAGTGTTGGTTAGACTTTCAAGATGTGATTATGTTCCCCAGAATATGCAGACAAATAATTGTGGCATTCCTTCCTTTGATGGCCAATATGAGCAAATGGGGATTGAAGAAAAGCTCATTCTAGAACTACAAAGCATTGGCCTATTCGTGAAAGCTGTG CCTGCTTTGGATGATAAAGAAGATGAGGTGGTGATTAACAGTGAAATTGATCAGCTAGAGAGGGGGCTTCATGAACAG ATTGGGAAGAAGAAGTCCTGCTTGGATAAAATATACATGGCTATTGAAGAAGGCAAGAACATTGGAAGAGG GGACCCTGAACAGGTTGCAATGGACAAACTTGTTGAGTTGGCATACAAGAAACTTTTG GCAACTAGAGGAAGCTTTGCCTCTAAACATGGGATTGCAAAGGTGTCGAAACAAGTTGCTTTGGCTTTTCTAAGGAGGACGCTAGCCAGATGCCGGAAATTTGAAGATTCAGGAGCAAGTTGCTTTTCTGAACCTGCACTTCGGGATATCATTTTTGCTGCACCTCCTCGATTTTATGAAATAGAGCAGGTTGCTGGTGCAAGTCTGGCAGGTGCTAATG ATGGCTGTTCAGTTGATACTTTGATTCACCAAACTGATCAAGCTTTTGCTAGAAATGGGCCAATATCAAATAGAGCAAAGAGAAAGGAACTATTGCTTGATGATGTTGGCGGGGCTGTCTTTAGAGCTTCATCTGCTCTAGGCATTTTGGATGGTgcaaagggaaaaagaagtgAAAGGGACAGAGATAGAGACACATCAATCAGAAATACCATAGTCAAGGCTGGACGGTCGTCAATGGGTGGCTCTAAGGGTGAGCGCAAAGCAAAATCAAAGCCCAAACAGAAAACAGCTCAGCTTTCTACATCAGCAAATGGGTTTGTCAACAAATTCACAGACACAACAAATTCCGTACATCCATCAGCTAGTGGTTCTGGTGAATCGGCAAATAGCGGTAACCGGAAAAAGGATGTTAGATTTATGTCCTCTGGTAATGTTCCCCCAGCTTCATCGAACGATATGGAGTCTATGGAGTTTGCTAATTTGCCATTGAATGACATAGACGGTATAGAAGAACTAGGTGTAGAGTCTGACATTGGTGGAGCACAGGATCTCAATTCTTGGTTCAATTTTGATGTGGATGGGTTACAAGACCATGATTCCATTGGCCTTGAGATACCTATGGATGACCTTGCagaattaaatatgttttaa